A portion of the Flavobacterium limnophilum genome contains these proteins:
- a CDS encoding MFS transporter, translating to MTTTNSLSQSHRILFLNTLAFTVCFACWTLNGVLVTFLVDNGIFNWSVVQVGWLLGIPILTGSIMRLPIGMLTDKYGGKYVFSFLLLLCSIPLFLLPLADSFFMFAVLSFLFGMVGTSFAVGIGFTSIWYPKEWQGRALGIFGMGNAGAAITTFMAPSLLNHFSIEDPENGWKILPVIYGIALLVIGVLFLVFTKNKKIENHTKTVSQMLGSLKSVRVWRFGAYYFLVFGCFVAYAQWLLPNFMNVYQTSLVMGGMFATMFSLPSGVIRAFGGYLSDKFGARKVMYWVLSSSVILSALLMVPKMDITTAGPGVMAGKKGIVTEVSETNVKVGEKDFAINKKVEKPLENSIFPTKNSWQEVVVKENQEVKKKELLAKGVTAIHFSANMWVYLVLVILIGISWGIGKAAVYKHIPEYFPTEVGVVGGMVGMIGGLGGFFGPIIFGYLLTSTGFWSSSWIFILILSSICLIWMHRTVTKIMNEKQPDLSKVMERQSSRK from the coding sequence ATGACAACTACAAACTCATTATCACAATCTCACAGAATCTTATTTCTGAATACCCTTGCCTTTACGGTATGTTTTGCTTGCTGGACCCTAAATGGAGTGTTGGTTACCTTTTTGGTTGACAACGGAATTTTCAATTGGAGTGTTGTACAAGTAGGTTGGCTTTTGGGAATTCCAATTTTAACGGGTTCCATTATGCGTTTGCCAATAGGAATGCTTACCGATAAATATGGCGGAAAATATGTTTTCTCTTTTTTATTGCTCCTTTGTTCCATTCCTTTGTTTTTACTTCCCTTGGCCGACAGCTTTTTTATGTTTGCGGTTTTAAGTTTCTTGTTTGGAATGGTGGGAACCAGCTTTGCCGTTGGTATTGGATTTACTTCTATTTGGTATCCAAAAGAATGGCAAGGTAGAGCCTTGGGAATTTTCGGAATGGGAAATGCGGGTGCCGCTATTACAACCTTTATGGCACCTTCTTTATTGAATCATTTTTCGATAGAAGATCCAGAAAATGGTTGGAAAATATTGCCGGTTATATATGGTATTGCATTGTTGGTAATTGGAGTTTTATTCTTGGTTTTTACCAAAAATAAAAAGATTGAAAACCACACCAAAACGGTTTCTCAAATGCTGGGTTCTCTTAAAAGTGTTCGAGTTTGGCGATTTGGAGCTTACTATTTCTTGGTATTTGGATGTTTCGTAGCCTATGCACAATGGTTATTGCCCAACTTTATGAATGTTTATCAAACGAGTTTGGTAATGGGAGGAATGTTTGCCACGATGTTTAGTTTGCCATCGGGAGTAATTCGTGCTTTTGGGGGTTATTTGTCCGATAAATTTGGAGCCAGAAAAGTAATGTATTGGGTTTTATCATCCTCGGTAATATTAAGTGCCTTGTTGATGGTGCCAAAAATGGACATCACGACGGCTGGTCCCGGTGTCATGGCAGGAAAAAAAGGAATAGTAACCGAAGTTTCCGAAACCAATGTAAAAGTGGGAGAGAAAGACTTTGCAATCAATAAAAAAGTAGAAAAACCTCTTGAAAATTCCATATTTCCAACCAAAAATTCTTGGCAAGAAGTAGTTGTCAAAGAAAACCAAGAAGTAAAGAAAAAAGAATTGTTGGCCAAAGGAGTTACCGCCATTCATTTTAGTGCCAATATGTGGGTGTATTTAGTTTTGGTTATCCTGATTGGTATTTCTTGGGGAATCGGAAAAGCGGCAGTTTACAAACACATCCCGGAATATTTCCCGACCGAAGTGGGTGTAGTGGGAGGAATGGTAGGTATGATAGGTGGATTGGGAGGTTTCTTCGGGCCAATCATCTTTGGATATTTATTGACCAGTACCGGTTTTTGGTCCAGTTCTTGGATATTCATACTGATTTTATCGTCTATTTGTTTGATTTGGATGCACAGAACAGTAACCAAAATTATGAACGAAAAACAACCAGACTTGTCTAAAGTTATGGAGCGTCAATCTTCCAGAAAATAA
- a CDS encoding SGNH/GDSL hydrolase family protein: MKHIIASILLLTVGFNGLAQQAVPKVNVTDQEKTLNSQWQGKRLAFLGDSITDKRRVGTTYVYWEYLNELLGINSFVYGISGNQWNDIYKQAVKLHDEKGTNIDAILIFAGTNDYMHDTPVGEFFTETTKQTNFNGKEVTRKYRTPILNDSTFCGRINKAMSYLKNNFPQQQIIIMTPIHRGYAKFNEKNVQPDENYANGQGLYIDSYVAILKQAASYWAVPLIDLYSTSGLFPMADSHLQYFHKKDTDRLHPNALGDYRLAKTIQYQLLGLPSGFVTE, from the coding sequence ATGAAACACATAATTGCAAGTATCCTTTTATTGACCGTTGGTTTTAATGGATTGGCACAACAAGCAGTTCCAAAAGTAAATGTAACCGATCAAGAAAAAACACTAAACTCCCAATGGCAAGGCAAGCGCTTGGCTTTCTTGGGCGATTCTATAACTGACAAACGCCGTGTTGGAACTACTTATGTTTATTGGGAATATCTAAATGAATTGCTGGGCATCAACTCTTTTGTATATGGCATCAGCGGCAATCAGTGGAATGACATTTACAAACAGGCGGTGAAGTTGCACGACGAAAAAGGAACCAACATTGATGCCATATTGATTTTTGCTGGTACGAATGACTATATGCACGACACGCCGGTGGGGGAATTCTTTACCGAAACAACAAAGCAAACCAACTTCAACGGCAAGGAAGTGACACGTAAATACCGGACTCCCATCCTGAATGATTCCACCTTTTGCGGACGGATCAACAAAGCGATGTCGTACTTGAAGAACAATTTTCCGCAGCAACAAATTATCATCATGACTCCCATTCACAGGGGCTATGCCAAGTTCAACGAAAAAAATGTGCAACCGGACGAAAACTATGCCAACGGTCAAGGATTGTATATTGATTCCTATGTTGCCATTTTGAAACAAGCGGCTTCCTATTGGGCAGTTCCGTTGATCGATCTCTATTCGACAAGCGGCCTCTTTCCAATGGCGGATTCCCATTTGCAATACTTTCATAAAAAAGACACGGACAGGTTGCATCCCAATGCGCTTGGGGATTACCGATTGGCAAAAACCATTCAATACCAATTATTGGGATTGCCTTCGGGTTTTGTTACGGAATAA
- a CDS encoding type II toxin-antitoxin system HigB family toxin, producing MKTFSYICLMKILVKKTILFYIKKYPIAETQLLIWYHEFSKYEFNNFNELKNVYGSASIVNSNRVVFNIKGNDFRLVVSINFLQGACYVIWFGTHAAYDKINVETIAFDTTILMDK from the coding sequence ATGAAAACTTTTAGTTATATTTGCCTTATGAAAATCTTGGTAAAGAAAACGATTTTATTTTATATCAAAAAATATCCGATTGCTGAAACGCAGTTATTAATTTGGTATCACGAATTTTCTAAGTACGAATTCAATAATTTTAATGAATTAAAAAACGTCTATGGAAGTGCAAGTATTGTAAATAGCAATAGAGTAGTTTTTAATATCAAAGGGAATGATTTTCGATTAGTGGTTTCAATAAATTTTCTGCAAGGCGCTTGCTATGTAATTTGGTTTGGAACACACGCAGCTTATGATAAAATCAATGTTGAAACAATAGCATTCGACACCACAATTTTAATGGATAAATAA
- a CDS encoding helix-turn-helix domain-containing protein — translation MDWKVLKTEEDYNSASIRMMEIFHAEPNTPENDELDLLIVLIKDYDEKHYQLPELDALEVIKYKMQEMGLKAKDLEPIIGSKGHVSAILSGKREITLKMAQKLKNYFSIPADVFLHSA, via the coding sequence ATGGACTGGAAAGTATTAAAAACAGAAGAAGATTACAACAGCGCTTCCATTCGCATGATGGAAATTTTTCATGCGGAACCCAATACGCCTGAAAATGACGAGTTGGATTTGTTGATTGTCTTGATAAAAGACTATGACGAAAAACATTACCAATTACCGGAACTCGACGCTCTGGAAGTTATAAAATACAAAATGCAGGAAATGGGATTGAAAGCAAAAGATTTGGAGCCCATAATCGGAAGTAAAGGCCACGTTTCAGCAATCCTTTCCGGAAAGAGGGAAATCACTTTGAAAATGGCCCAAAAATTGAAAAATTATTTTAGTATTCCTGCCGACGTATTTTTGCATAGTGCTTAG
- a CDS encoding Eco47II family restriction endonuclease, whose amino-acid sequence MKAKNNITKKNFYSNKVDTIKLTFDAKFNDIDEETLIQAEILRQIDKSINNSIGTFHEQILGGIVGFEVGNLSGFDIKAKDDTLFADIKNKHNTMNSSSAEALFQKLSRYADTYKKSKCYWVQILAKSSFCELWKGEINGKEYSHSRVYKISGDQFYALLSGKHNALFQLYKNLPIAVNDYLNSIEKSKSAEENSALDEIKVETETSKRTILDQITFENYSYYLGFDKL is encoded by the coding sequence TTGAAAGCTAAAAACAATATCACCAAGAAGAATTTTTACAGCAATAAAGTGGATACTATTAAACTCACTTTTGATGCAAAATTCAATGACATTGATGAAGAAACTTTGATTCAGGCTGAAATTTTAAGGCAAATTGACAAGTCCATAAATAATTCTATTGGAACTTTTCACGAACAAATTTTGGGAGGAATTGTAGGTTTTGAAGTTGGCAATTTAAGTGGATTTGATATTAAAGCTAAAGATGATACTTTGTTTGCTGATATTAAAAATAAGCATAATACAATGAATAGCAGCTCTGCCGAAGCTCTTTTTCAAAAGTTGTCTAGGTATGCAGATACTTATAAAAAATCAAAATGTTATTGGGTGCAAATTTTGGCAAAAAGTAGCTTTTGTGAACTTTGGAAAGGCGAAATCAATGGTAAGGAATATAGTCATAGTAGAGTTTACAAAATTTCTGGAGACCAATTTTATGCTTTGCTTTCAGGAAAACACAATGCTCTTTTTCAATTATATAAAAACCTTCCAATTGCTGTAAATGATTATTTAAATTCAATTGAAAAAAGTAAATCTGCTGAAGAAAATTCGGCTTTGGACGAAATCAAAGTTGAAACTGAAACTTCAAAAAGAACAATTTTAGACCAAATCACTTTTGAAAATTACAGTTACTATTTAGGTTTTGATAAATTGTAA
- the dcm gene encoding DNA (cytosine-5-)-methyltransferase, with protein MSEYMTLSETSEYIGKSKETLRRWDKEGKLTAVREPMSNYRVYRKSDVDTLFADFLENDNVEETISNYVEPHNEYTVLELFAGAGGLAVGMEKAGLKCVALNEIDKWACQTLRKNRPNWNVLEGDIKSFSFSEYENKVDIVTGGFPCQAFSYAGKKLGLADARGTLFYEFARAVKEVNPPICIGENVRGLLSHENGKTLQGMISILDEIGYNVVPIQVLKAIHFNVPQKRERLILVGIRKDIDLKYEYPKPYKKIYNLKDALKKGDLFDCDVPKSEGSKYPQSKIDVLDLVPQKGYWRDLPLEIQKEFMGGSFHLGGGKTGIARRIGWDEPCLTLTCSPAQKQTERCHPEETRPFTVREYARIQTFPDDWKFEGSIAQQYKQIGNAVPVNLGKEVGYSIVKFLNSYYNLSKPK; from the coding sequence ATGAGTGAATATATGACGCTTTCGGAAACTTCTGAATACATTGGAAAAAGCAAAGAAACTTTAAGACGTTGGGACAAAGAAGGCAAATTGACTGCTGTTCGTGAACCCATGAGCAATTATAGAGTTTATCGAAAATCAGATGTTGATACTCTATTTGCGGATTTTTTAGAGAACGATAATGTTGAAGAAACCATTTCAAATTATGTTGAACCCCACAATGAATATACCGTTTTAGAATTATTTGCTGGAGCAGGAGGATTAGCCGTTGGAATGGAAAAAGCTGGACTAAAATGTGTGGCTTTAAACGAAATTGACAAATGGGCTTGCCAGACTTTAAGAAAAAACAGGCCGAATTGGAATGTTCTGGAAGGTGATATAAAATCTTTTAGTTTTTCAGAATACGAGAATAAAGTTGATATCGTAACTGGAGGATTTCCTTGTCAAGCGTTCAGTTATGCAGGGAAAAAATTAGGTTTGGCCGATGCCAGAGGAACCTTGTTTTATGAATTTGCCAGAGCTGTCAAAGAAGTAAATCCACCCATTTGTATCGGGGAAAATGTTCGAGGTTTGTTAAGCCACGAAAACGGCAAAACATTACAAGGAATGATTTCCATTTTAGATGAAATAGGTTACAATGTTGTGCCAATTCAAGTTTTAAAAGCCATTCATTTTAATGTTCCCCAAAAAAGAGAACGATTAATATTGGTTGGAATTCGAAAAGACATCGATTTAAAATATGAATATCCAAAACCATACAAAAAAATATACAATCTTAAAGATGCTTTGAAAAAAGGAGATTTATTTGATTGCGATGTACCAAAATCAGAAGGTTCGAAATACCCTCAAAGTAAAATTGACGTTTTGGATTTAGTTCCACAAAAAGGATATTGGAGAGATTTACCATTAGAAATTCAAAAAGAATTTATGGGTGGAAGCTTCCATCTTGGTGGAGGAAAAACCGGAATTGCCAGAAGAATCGGTTGGGATGAGCCTTGTTTGACCTTGACTTGTAGTCCTGCACAAAAACAAACCGAAAGATGTCATCCCGAAGAAACTCGACCATTTACCGTAAGGGAATATGCGAGAATTCAAACTTTTCCAGACGATTGGAAATTTGAAGGTTCCATCGCCCAACAATACAAACAAATTGGAAATGCAGTGCCTGTCAATTTAGGAAAAGAAGTTGGCTACTCAATTGTAAAATTTTTAAACAGTTATTACAATTTATCAAAACCTAAATAG
- a CDS encoding chlorite dismutase family protein, which yields MTNTIFDFVGDTVGDWKVSSMTTIKGNSLASVSHLTKVPKEELVQTETGIWTLKGIVSHLRYTEKEDKEKLVAVQQDLGRANSTLAAFIPIRKSEAWWNLAQDERRKIMENKSRHTQTGMKYLPAIARKLFHSRDIGEPFDFLTWFEYAPADADAFEELLDALRKAEEWNYVEREVDIRLVKTV from the coding sequence ATGACAAATACAATTTTTGATTTCGTAGGAGATACTGTCGGCGACTGGAAAGTTTCATCAATGACAACAATCAAAGGCAATTCATTAGCCTCCGTTTCACACCTAACAAAAGTTCCTAAAGAGGAATTGGTACAAACTGAAACAGGAATTTGGACACTGAAAGGAATTGTCAGCCATTTGCGCTACACCGAAAAGGAAGACAAAGAGAAATTGGTTGCCGTTCAACAAGATCTTGGCAGAGCAAATTCTACTCTTGCCGCCTTTATTCCCATCCGGAAATCGGAAGCTTGGTGGAACTTGGCGCAAGACGAACGCCGGAAAATAATGGAAAACAAATCCCGACACACCCAAACCGGAATGAAATACCTGCCCGCCATTGCCCGGAAGCTGTTCCACTCCAGGGATATTGGCGAACCTTTTGACTTCCTGACCTGGTTCGAATATGCCCCTGCCGATGCCGATGCTTTCGAAGAACTTTTGGATGCATTAAGAAAAGCCGAAGAATGGAATTATGTGGAGAGGGAAGTTGATATAAGATTGGTGAAAACAGTTTAG
- a CDS encoding ABC transporter ATP-binding protein has protein sequence MSYLEIKNLEISFPTPKGKYTAVRNINLSIKKGEIISIIGHSGCGKSTIMNAIAGMLTPTGGTVELDGKTIKGPGPDRGIVFQNYSLLPWLSVHENIFQAVDSVMDCSKKEKHDIVDHYLKMVNLLTHRDKLPGQLSGGMKQRVAIARAFAINPGVLLLDEPFGALDAFTKSSMQLEVLKLWNLNNRDKTIIMITHDIEEALFLSDRIVVLNDGPASTIREIEDVHLPRPRNKIEIVKLPEYIELRDRLLHLLTDKFSIEDMGMVYKS, from the coding sequence ATGAGCTATCTAGAAATCAAGAACTTGGAAATCTCTTTTCCAACTCCAAAAGGAAAATACACTGCAGTAAGAAATATTAATCTTTCCATCAAAAAAGGGGAAATAATCTCCATAATAGGTCACTCCGGTTGCGGAAAATCAACCATCATGAATGCCATTGCCGGAATGTTGACACCAACGGGAGGAACAGTTGAACTGGACGGAAAAACCATAAAAGGGCCAGGGCCAGACAGGGGAATCGTGTTTCAAAACTACTCTTTGTTACCTTGGTTGTCGGTACATGAAAACATTTTTCAGGCAGTGGATTCCGTAATGGATTGTTCCAAGAAAGAAAAACACGACATCGTGGATCATTATCTAAAAATGGTGAACCTACTTACACACAGAGACAAATTACCGGGACAATTATCCGGCGGAATGAAACAAAGAGTCGCCATTGCCAGAGCTTTTGCCATCAATCCTGGAGTTTTGTTGTTGGATGAACCATTCGGTGCCTTGGATGCTTTTACCAAAAGTTCGATGCAACTCGAAGTGTTGAAATTATGGAACCTTAATAACAGGGACAAAACCATCATCATGATTACGCACGACATCGAGGAAGCCTTGTTTTTGTCGGACAGAATCGTGGTTTTGAATGATGGACCCGCTTCCACCATCAGGGAAATTGAAGATGTGCATTTGCCAAGACCCAGAAACAAAATCGAAATCGTGAAATTACCTGAATACATTGAACTCAGAGATCGATTATTACACCTATTGACCGACAAATTCTCTATCGAAGATATGGGAATGGTCTATAAAAGTTAG
- the ntrB gene encoding nitrate ABC transporter permease encodes MSDKNTLTLDALDSSIDVAAETKKSFLEENYKLKIALESIFEKSKSILFAGIGLIAFGGFWSLLSAYTEQALPGPLATLTVLKEMLSDPFYDYGPNDKGIGLQLFVSIKTVLLGFSLGSLVAIPIGILIGANTFCKQVFYPIVQLLKPVSPLAWFPIGLVVFKDTGLATIFIVFITSLWSTLINTSFGVASIPQDHKNVAKAFGFSNMRYLTKILIPYSLPHIITGLRLSISVAWLVIVAGEMLSGGAGIGFFVWDCWNALSLEKVISAILIIGIVGLLFDRIFTYFENKVAYKA; translated from the coding sequence ATGTCAGATAAAAACACACTAACATTAGATGCATTAGATTCATCCATCGATGTTGCAGCAGAAACAAAAAAGAGTTTTTTAGAAGAAAATTACAAATTAAAAATAGCTTTAGAAAGCATTTTTGAAAAATCAAAATCAATCTTGTTTGCAGGTATTGGTTTGATAGCTTTCGGTGGATTTTGGAGTTTGTTGAGCGCTTATACCGAGCAGGCACTTCCTGGCCCATTAGCCACTTTGACCGTATTGAAAGAAATGTTGAGCGACCCTTTCTACGATTATGGACCAAACGACAAAGGAATTGGATTGCAATTATTCGTTTCCATCAAAACGGTTCTTTTAGGGTTTTCATTGGGTTCGTTAGTAGCCATTCCAATCGGAATTTTAATTGGAGCCAACACTTTTTGTAAACAAGTTTTTTATCCAATCGTGCAATTATTGAAACCAGTATCGCCTTTGGCTTGGTTCCCAATTGGATTGGTAGTTTTCAAAGACACAGGATTGGCAACCATATTTATTGTTTTCATTACTTCGTTGTGGTCAACGCTTATCAACACTTCTTTTGGAGTGGCATCCATTCCGCAAGACCATAAAAACGTGGCCAAAGCTTTTGGTTTTTCTAATATGAGATATTTGACCAAAATATTGATTCCGTATAGTTTGCCCCACATCATTACAGGATTGCGTTTGAGTATCAGTGTGGCTTGGTTAGTAATTGTAGCAGGCGAAATGTTGTCTGGTGGAGCTGGAATTGGGTTCTTCGTATGGGACTGTTGGAATGCTTTGAGTCTAGAAAAAGTAATATCGGCCATTCTAATCATTGGAATCGTGGGATTACTTTTTGATAGAATATTCACTTACTTCGAAAACAAAGTAGCTTACAAAGCTTAA
- a CDS encoding CmpA/NrtA family ABC transporter substrate-binding protein, with translation MKTLKSNQKAITKSIFVMLITISSIFSTVSAQEPIKLGFIPLTDCSPIVMAKELGLFKKYGVEVIVTKESSWANVRDKILTGELDGAHCLYSMPFSVYTGVGGKAGSEMKIAMMLNVNGQAISLSNDFCGKVGFKDMAKAGPVVASKLKAEKEVTFAMTFPGGTHDLWLRNWLALANINQKTSKIITIPPPQMVANMKVGNMDGFCVGEPWGGVAAMQKIGFTQIASQDIWKDHPEKALVVNKDFSVQRKADLIKVMKAIMEACIWLDVPANRKKTADIIGKAPYVNANNDVIEDRLNGEYNLGCNLGKKIYKGDQMAFHKGGMVNFPRKSHAIWAMAQYVRFGYLKTAPDYKAIADKLILTDLYKQVAASMKVKVPADDMKPFSLTMDKTVFDPANPAAYLKVVKK, from the coding sequence ATGAAAACATTAAAATCAAACCAAAAAGCAATAACAAAATCAATTTTTGTTATGTTGATAACTATCAGCTCTATTTTTTCAACTGTTAGTGCTCAAGAGCCTATAAAACTGGGATTTATTCCACTAACCGATTGTTCACCAATCGTTATGGCAAAAGAATTGGGATTATTCAAAAAATACGGTGTAGAAGTAATTGTTACCAAAGAATCATCTTGGGCCAATGTGAGAGATAAAATCTTGACTGGCGAATTGGACGGAGCACATTGTTTGTATTCCATGCCTTTTTCAGTGTACACTGGCGTTGGAGGAAAAGCAGGATCTGAAATGAAAATTGCTATGATGTTGAACGTAAACGGACAAGCCATATCACTTTCAAATGATTTTTGTGGAAAAGTAGGTTTCAAAGATATGGCTAAAGCAGGACCTGTTGTAGCTTCTAAACTAAAAGCCGAAAAAGAAGTAACATTCGCCATGACTTTCCCGGGTGGCACACACGATTTGTGGTTGCGCAACTGGTTGGCATTGGCAAACATCAATCAAAAAACCTCTAAAATAATCACTATCCCACCTCCTCAAATGGTTGCCAACATGAAAGTAGGCAATATGGACGGATTTTGTGTTGGTGAACCTTGGGGAGGAGTAGCTGCAATGCAAAAAATAGGATTTACCCAAATTGCATCTCAAGATATTTGGAAAGATCACCCTGAAAAAGCGTTGGTAGTCAACAAAGATTTCAGTGTACAAAGAAAAGCAGATTTAATTAAAGTAATGAAAGCTATAATGGAAGCTTGTATCTGGCTAGATGTTCCTGCCAATCGTAAAAAAACGGCTGATATTATTGGTAAAGCACCTTATGTAAATGCCAACAATGATGTTATCGAAGATCGATTAAACGGAGAATACAATCTAGGTTGCAATTTAGGCAAGAAAATATACAAAGGAGATCAAATGGCTTTCCATAAAGGCGGTATGGTAAACTTCCCACGCAAATCACATGCAATTTGGGCCATGGCACAATACGTACGTTTTGGATACTTAAAAACAGCTCCTGATTACAAAGCTATTGCCGACAAATTAATCCTTACCGATTTATACAAACAAGTAGCGGCAAGCATGAAAGTAAAAGTACCTGCTGACGACATGAAACCGTTTTCACTTACCATGGACAAAACAGTTTTCGACCCAGCAAATCCAGCTGCATATTTAAAAGTGGTTAAAAAATAA
- a CDS encoding alginate export family protein, producing MKITKTIYLSLLGLVTGNAFAQEFKTDIQIRPRYEYTNGFGTLITPTTEHTSFIGNRSRVNLNYTDGKLSVKLSLQNISTWGDVSTTTLSSKNGVAAFEAYAEYKFAEKWSTKLGRQVLSYDNQRIIGGLDWATQGRSFDAALIKYKGSKSQLDLGFALNANSEAKVAPATPYTTDIFKDMQYAWYHSNIKKLNFSLLAMNVGREFLKTPTEIGLNYFQTFGTYAKYDGKKLAIDYSLYGQTGKIGNNTVSAWEAAVNLGYAFTPKFKATLGYEFLSGKDQNSTSTVVKSFAPLFGTNHAFNGFMDYFYVGNHANSVGLNDLTLKLDFPIKKVNLSIAPHLFSAPNKIVSGGVEQDSYLGTEVDVTAVYKVYKDITLIAGYSQMFASDSMVVLKGGTGLNDATNNWAYLMVNINPQVFSTKK from the coding sequence ATGAAAATCACAAAAACAATTTATCTATCATTATTAGGACTGGTAACGGGAAATGCATTTGCGCAGGAATTTAAAACTGATATTCAAATTAGACCTCGTTATGAATACACCAATGGATTTGGCACTTTAATAACTCCAACTACAGAACACACCTCTTTCATAGGAAATCGTTCTAGAGTAAATTTAAATTACACTGATGGCAAATTAAGTGTAAAACTTTCACTTCAAAACATCAGCACTTGGGGAGATGTAAGTACCACGACACTTTCTAGCAAAAATGGAGTAGCTGCTTTTGAAGCGTATGCAGAATACAAATTCGCAGAGAAATGGAGCACAAAATTAGGTCGTCAAGTATTATCTTACGACAACCAAAGAATAATAGGCGGATTGGATTGGGCAACACAAGGTCGTAGTTTTGATGCTGCTTTAATCAAATACAAAGGCTCTAAAAGCCAATTGGATTTAGGATTTGCATTGAATGCCAATTCCGAAGCCAAAGTAGCCCCTGCAACACCTTATACAACAGATATTTTTAAGGACATGCAATATGCTTGGTACCATTCCAATATCAAAAAACTAAATTTTAGTTTATTGGCCATGAACGTGGGAAGAGAATTCTTAAAAACCCCAACAGAAATAGGATTAAATTATTTCCAAACTTTCGGAACCTATGCTAAATATGACGGGAAAAAACTTGCTATTGATTATAGCTTATATGGCCAAACCGGTAAAATAGGCAACAATACCGTATCGGCTTGGGAAGCAGCTGTAAATTTAGGATATGCATTTACTCCAAAATTTAAAGCGACTTTAGGATATGAATTCTTGTCTGGTAAAGATCAAAATTCAACATCTACAGTGGTGAAATCTTTCGCCCCTTTATTTGGTACAAACCACGCATTTAACGGTTTTATGGATTATTTCTACGTGGGCAATCACGCCAATTCAGTAGGTTTAAATGATCTTACATTAAAACTAGATTTTCCTATCAAAAAAGTGAATTTGTCCATTGCTCCTCACCTTTTTTCAGCTCCCAACAAAATCGTTTCTGGTGGTGTAGAACAAGATTCATACCTAGGAACAGAGGTTGACGTAACGGCGGTTTACAAAGTATACAAAGACATTACATTAATTGCTGGATATTCTCAAATGTTTGCTTCGGACTCAATGGTTGTTTTAAAAGGTGGAACAGGACTAAACGACGCCACAAACAACTGGGCTTATTTGATGGTAAACATCAACCCTCAAGTTTTTTCAACAAAAAAATAA
- a CDS encoding Crp/Fnr family transcriptional regulator produces the protein MKEELANCTSCTNENCFIKKHIHLEQMKNYIDKKRSFVCKKTQQFIIEGAPIQGLYFIYKGKVKTVKTGIHGKEQIVRLTKNGDTVGFRGFGTSKRYLIGAYALEDTILCNFSNEDMLEILHNIPEFTYDLMLFYAEELNKSENNIRKIAQMNVRERVIDTLLYIHRKFGQTNGVIELDLSRKEIADFAGTTDEQVIRVISSLKKEALIKTVGKKIGLVNVDKLKAEIREHK, from the coding sequence ATGAAAGAAGAACTAGCCAATTGCACAAGTTGTACCAATGAAAATTGTTTTATCAAAAAACACATTCACTTGGAGCAAATGAAAAATTACATTGATAAAAAACGCAGTTTTGTTTGCAAAAAAACCCAACAATTCATCATTGAAGGTGCGCCAATACAAGGCCTCTATTTTATCTACAAAGGAAAGGTAAAGACCGTAAAAACAGGCATTCACGGCAAAGAACAAATCGTTCGATTGACCAAAAACGGCGACACTGTTGGCTTCAGGGGTTTTGGCACCAGCAAGCGCTACCTCATTGGCGCTTATGCTCTTGAAGATACTATTTTGTGCAATTTCAGCAACGAAGACATGCTCGAAATTCTTCACAACATTCCCGAATTCACCTATGATTTAATGCTTTTTTATGCCGAAGAATTGAATAAAAGCGAGAACAACATTCGAAAAATTGCCCAAATGAATGTTCGAGAAAGAGTAATCGACACCTTATTATACATCCATCGAAAATTTGGACAAACAAACGGTGTCATAGAGCTGGATTTATCCCGAAAAGAAATAGCCGATTTCGCCGGAACCACCGATGAACAGGTGATTAGAGTGATTTCAAGTCTGAAAAAAGAAGCCCTTATCAAAACCGTGGGCAAAAAAATTGGCTTGGTCAATGTCGATAAATTAAAAGCCGAAATCAGGGAACATAAGTAA